One Bacillota bacterium genomic window, AAGAAGCTAAAGAGTAAATTAAAGAGACACTTAATGAAACTTTTATTATAAACCGCATAACAAAGCCCTTTGGGCTTTTTCTTTACGATAACATATCTTCTGGAATTTCGAATGATTTTTGATAAAATTTATACATAAAGTAGTATTTCACATGATATAATTATAAAAAGGATGGTGATGACTTTGAGTAATATTCATAAAACAATCAATTATCTATTGGAATTATTTGATAAAAGCAAGTATTTACTAGATAAACCTCAGTCAAAGCAATATAGATTAGAGCACACTTTTCGAGTAGCAAGTATTGGAAAAGAGATTGCTTTAAAGGAAAATTTAGATGTTGATGCTACTACAATTGGATGTCTATTGCATGACATTAGTTATATTTATGAAATGAAATCGAAAGAAGATCATTTAGGGCACGGAAGAAAATCTGCTCAAATATGCAAAGAATTTGTGATGAGTTTGGATTTGGATGATAAACTAAAACACGAACTATTATTTGGTATTGCAATTCATGTGGATGATAGTGCAGATTTTGAAGGAGAAAAGACCCTTTTAGCTGAAACAATTGGAGAAGCTGATAACATTGATCGGTTTGATCGATATAGGTTATATGAGAATTTAGTTCAATCAAATTTAGATAGTATGAGTTTAGAAGAACAATTAGAATTTGTTTTTAAAAAAATCACAAGATTAAAAACTTTAAAAGATTATGTGTTTAAATCGAATACTTCAAATCAAATGTGGAATGAAAAAATAGAAATTCAAATCATATACTATACAGGGTTATTGTCTCAACTTCAAAGAGGAGAC contains:
- a CDS encoding HD domain-containing protein gives rise to the protein MSNIHKTINYLLELFDKSKYLLDKPQSKQYRLEHTFRVASIGKEIALKENLDVDATTIGCLLHDISYIYEMKSKEDHLGHGRKSAQICKEFVMSLDLDDKLKHELLFGIAIHVDDSADFEGEKTLLAETIGEADNIDRFDRYRLYENLVQSNLDSMSLEEQLEFVFKKITRLKTLKDYVFKSNTSNQMWNEKIEIQIIYYTGLLSQLQRGDYKNL